A genomic segment from Treponema sp. Marseille-Q3903 encodes:
- a CDS encoding S1C family serine protease, whose amino-acid sequence MGTKVIKSALCAAGLSLWLLSCVSVNKKIIEPLDYSDKDIVESEIQRINSYLEFEPVRAMWRSILLGNQDVIDRCIKNVETQLSKSIEEKKYFDAKKYYKSLESAGWKNVKYSLAAIDDLIAKDIPGISKKNQHAPKSIGDCIDATVTVLVDRGVKVQNGAGYADVVIGSGFFIDSRGYIVTNHHVIESMVDPKYEGYSRLYIKQLEDPDTKIPAKVIGYDPILDLALLKTEITPKYVLSLNSSKDLHVGDKVSAIGTPIGLEGTLTSGIISSTDRKLLSLGNVFQIDAAINSGNSGGPLIDSNMNVQAVVFAGMLRYQGLNFAIPVEYLKQVLNSMYSNGEVVHTWTGCYGHTKRNGKKKVGVEIQYVMPGGSAFISGLRSGDVIYELDGNKITSLDDMNYILMAYEHETMLKCKYLTSDGSDRECKIYLDKRSENPGKEIYESDLISNAMEPLFGMKLKSSSTLNKNSYTIEKIIQGSSADEMSFSENDSVQIRDVSVDDKNNAIYVQLYTKRQKKGFLDIVMTMATLLDSPYYF is encoded by the coding sequence ATGGGAACAAAAGTCATAAAATCTGCTTTGTGTGCTGCCGGGCTTTCTTTGTGGTTGCTCTCTTGTGTCTCCGTAAATAAAAAAATTATTGAACCTCTTGATTATTCTGATAAAGACATCGTAGAGAGTGAAATACAACGAATAAACTCCTATCTTGAATTTGAGCCTGTCCGTGCAATGTGGCGCTCTATTTTGCTTGGAAATCAAGATGTAATCGACAGATGTATAAAAAATGTTGAGACACAACTGTCAAAATCAATTGAAGAAAAAAAATATTTTGATGCAAAAAAATATTATAAATCTCTCGAATCGGCAGGATGGAAAAATGTTAAATATTCTTTAGCAGCCATAGATGATTTGATTGCAAAAGATATACCGGGAATTTCAAAAAAAAATCAGCATGCTCCAAAGTCTATAGGCGACTGTATAGACGCTACTGTCACTGTGTTGGTTGACCGCGGTGTAAAAGTGCAAAATGGAGCAGGATATGCCGATGTTGTGATAGGTTCGGGTTTTTTTATTGACAGCCGCGGCTACATCGTCACAAATCATCACGTGATAGAGTCGATGGTAGACCCGAAATACGAAGGCTATTCAAGGCTTTACATCAAACAACTTGAAGACCCTGATACAAAAATTCCTGCAAAAGTTATCGGTTATGACCCGATTTTAGACCTTGCGCTTCTAAAAACAGAAATCACTCCAAAATATGTCCTAAGTCTCAATTCAAGTAAAGATTTACACGTCGGAGATAAAGTTTCTGCAATCGGTACTCCGATTGGGCTTGAAGGCACGTTGACTTCGGGAATCATCTCATCTACAGACCGCAAACTTCTTTCGCTTGGAAATGTATTCCAGATTGATGCTGCGATAAATTCAGGAAACTCCGGTGGCCCGCTGATTGACTCTAATATGAACGTTCAGGCTGTCGTGTTTGCAGGGATGCTTCGTTATCAGGGGCTGAACTTTGCGATTCCTGTTGAATACTTAAAACAGGTGCTCAATTCAATGTACAGCAACGGCGAAGTTGTCCATACGTGGACTGGCTGTTACGGTCACACAAAGCGAAATGGAAAAAAGAAAGTCGGCGTTGAAATTCAATATGTCATGCCGGGAGGTTCAGCATTTATAAGCGGGCTGCGTTCAGGAGATGTGATTTATGAACTTGATGGAAATAAAATTACTTCGCTAGATGATATGAACTATATTTTGATGGCTTACGAGCACGAGACAATGCTGAAGTGCAAATATTTAACTTCTGACGGAAGTGATAGAGAATGTAAAATATATCTTGATAAACGCTCTGAAAATCCGGGTAAAGAGATATATGAATCTGATTTGATTTCAAATGCGATGGAACCGTTGTTCGGGATGAAGCTAAAGTCGTCATCGACATTGAATAAAAATTCCTATACAATAGAAAAAATTATTCAGGGCAGCAGCGCAGATGAAATGAGTTTTTCTGAAAACGACTCTGTGCAAATACGGGATGTTTCTGTTGATGATAAAAACAACGCCATCTATGTTCAGCTTTATACAAAAAGACAAAAAAAAGGTTTTCTTGATATAGTGATGACGATGGCGACCCTTTTAGACAGCCCATATTATTTTTAA
- a CDS encoding D-alanine--D-alanine ligase family protein, whose amino-acid sequence MNICVIYGGRSGEHEVSLVTAAAITRGIDKSNRVILIGITKNGKWYLQEDSEYERICKDDKASFVIKTDESKIVSLVPGAKKASFVVEGKPLNVDVVFPALHGTYGEDGTIQGLFEMADIPYVGCSHTASAITMDKEKTKMIWQSVGLPVVPYVCIKRCVVLDSVVYDAVIEDTEKELGYPMFVKPCCAGSSNGASKASNRKELSFAIMEAFEWDDKVLIEKSINAREIECSVTGNSVTYPADSDIEDVVAYIPGEIIPTHTFYDFDAKYNDPDGAEFLIPAALSENDLEKIRKTACAAYKVLDTTGLARVDFFIERNTKQVYLNEINTMPGFTPISMFPKLCDAAGLKFNALIKLLIEEAIARYEAKCKLVTNRT is encoded by the coding sequence ATGAATATTTGTGTAATATATGGCGGACGTTCGGGTGAACATGAAGTCAGTTTGGTTACCGCAGCAGCAATCACGCGTGGTATAGACAAAAGCAACCGCGTTATACTGATTGGAATCACTAAAAACGGAAAATGGTACCTCCAAGAAGATTCCGAATACGAACGAATATGCAAAGATGATAAAGCATCGTTTGTAATTAAGACCGATGAAAGTAAAATTGTAAGCCTCGTTCCCGGTGCAAAAAAAGCATCTTTTGTTGTAGAAGGAAAGCCTCTTAACGTTGATGTTGTTTTCCCTGCCCTTCACGGAACTTATGGCGAAGACGGAACAATACAAGGGCTTTTTGAAATGGCTGATATTCCATACGTTGGCTGTTCACATACGGCATCGGCAATCACTATGGATAAAGAAAAAACAAAAATGATATGGCAGAGCGTGGGGCTTCCTGTAGTCCCTTATGTCTGCATAAAACGCTGTGTAGTGCTCGACTCTGTTGTTTATGATGCGGTTATAGAAGACACAGAAAAAGAACTCGGATATCCGATGTTTGTAAAACCGTGCTGTGCAGGAAGTTCAAACGGAGCGTCTAAAGCATCAAACAGAAAAGAGCTTTCATTTGCCATAATGGAAGCATTCGAGTGGGACGACAAAGTTTTGATTGAAAAATCTATCAATGCGCGCGAAATAGAATGCAGCGTTACAGGAAACTCAGTTACTTATCCGGCAGACAGCGATATTGAAGATGTAGTTGCATATATTCCTGGAGAAATAATTCCAACTCACACTTTTTACGATTTTGATGCAAAATACAACGACCCTGACGGCGCAGAATTTTTGATTCCGGCTGCTCTTTCAGAAAACGATTTGGAAAAAATCAGAAAAACCGCGTGCGCTGCCTACAAAGTGCTCGATACGACAGGACTTGCCAGAGTTGATTTTTTTATTGAACGCAATACGAAACAAGTTTATCTCAATGAAATCAACACAATGCCGGGCTTTACTCCAATCAGCATGTTCCCAAAACTCTGCGATGCAGCCGGGCTAAAATTCAACGCTCTCATAAAGCTTTTAATAGAAGAAGCAATCGCACGCTATGAAGCAAAATGTAAACTTGTCACAAACCGCACATAA
- a CDS encoding Mur ligase family protein yields MTKLLSQLLPAFKNTIVAVDGSEITDLSEINDIPISNLVFDSREVSKNSLFFALPGTHTDGNLFIEQAILAGANAVVFQGELSPSQKKDVATAIIKRTIENGLSDEKTKFAPVLINVPDSRFAMAPVSACFYDNPSERLIVIGVTGTEGKSSTVSFIWQYLRACGYKAGFISTVEYSFGDDALPNPQHQTTPESPVIQHHLNEMLQNGCTYAVIESSSHGLSSKLNRCGNIIFDCGVFMNVTLEHLEFHKNFETYRSDKANLFRMLDKHNHIKTIAGEKKKINSIGVVNLEDPSAKYFIEATKKNVYGFTTGGKAGKSAAESGANAIPLPEIPKNLRYMKGRNIASATYGLTFDIDADGTSAFYPENYDAVIPREHTHFSVRANLPGAFNAYNIMASIIAVSSVTELPFEKIAEKTGELTPIKGRMTVIDEGQPFELIVDYAHTPSSFETIFPPLKKRCSGRMFALFGSGGERDLTKRPLQGQIAAKFCDVVVLADEDPRGEDPVELLKMIAEGAEKEGKVIGENLFIIHDRQQAIRETFKMAGKGDIVLLLGKSHENSIIYKDHVMPYDEISEAKKALKELGCSRN; encoded by the coding sequence ATGACTAAGTTGCTTTCTCAATTGCTTCCGGCTTTTAAAAATACAATCGTTGCAGTCGACGGTTCTGAAATTACAGACCTTTCTGAAATAAACGACATTCCGATTTCCAACCTTGTTTTTGATTCTCGTGAAGTTTCAAAAAATTCTCTTTTTTTTGCACTTCCGGGCACGCATACTGACGGAAACCTTTTTATAGAGCAGGCGATTCTTGCAGGTGCAAATGCTGTTGTTTTTCAAGGGGAACTTTCTCCTTCTCAAAAAAAAGATGTTGCAACTGCGATAATAAAACGGACGATCGAAAACGGACTTTCAGATGAAAAGACAAAATTTGCTCCAGTTTTAATAAATGTCCCGGACTCACGTTTTGCAATGGCTCCGGTTTCAGCATGTTTTTATGACAATCCGTCTGAGCGCTTAATCGTAATCGGAGTTACTGGGACTGAAGGAAAATCTTCAACTGTGAGTTTTATCTGGCAATATCTTCGGGCATGCGGTTACAAAGCTGGATTTATATCGACTGTTGAATATTCTTTTGGCGACGATGCTCTTCCGAATCCTCAGCATCAGACAACACCGGAGTCCCCTGTTATTCAACATCACTTAAATGAAATGCTCCAAAACGGATGCACTTACGCAGTGATTGAATCTTCTTCGCACGGGCTATCTTCAAAATTAAACAGATGTGGAAACATTATCTTTGACTGCGGAGTTTTTATGAACGTTACGCTTGAGCACCTTGAGTTTCACAAAAACTTTGAAACTTATCGCAGTGATAAGGCTAACCTTTTCAGAATGCTCGATAAACATAACCATATAAAGACAATTGCCGGCGAAAAGAAAAAAATCAACTCTATCGGCGTTGTAAATCTTGAAGACCCTTCCGCAAAATATTTTATTGAAGCTACGAAAAAAAATGTTTACGGTTTTACGACAGGTGGGAAAGCAGGAAAATCGGCTGCGGAATCTGGAGCAAATGCAATTCCGCTCCCTGAAATCCCAAAAAATCTACGCTATATGAAAGGACGAAATATCGCCTCGGCAACGTATGGACTTACGTTCGACATAGACGCAGACGGAACTTCGGCATTTTATCCTGAGAATTACGACGCAGTTATTCCGCGCGAGCACACTCATTTTTCAGTTCGCGCAAATCTTCCAGGAGCATTTAATGCATACAACATCATGGCATCGATCATCGCTGTAAGCAGTGTTACAGAACTTCCGTTTGAAAAAATAGCTGAAAAAACCGGTGAACTGACGCCGATTAAAGGGCGGATGACAGTTATTGACGAAGGTCAGCCGTTTGAGCTAATTGTAGATTACGCTCACACTCCTTCAAGCTTTGAAACAATATTTCCTCCGCTAAAAAAAAGATGCAGCGGGCGAATGTTTGCATTATTTGGGAGCGGTGGCGAACGAGACCTTACAAAAAGGCCTCTTCAAGGGCAGATTGCGGCGAAGTTTTGCGACGTTGTAGTCCTTGCAGATGAAGATCCGCGCGGAGAAGACCCTGTAGAACTTCTTAAGATGATCGCAGAAGGAGCTGAAAAAGAAGGAAAAGTTATCGGCGAAAATCTTTTTATAATTCACGACAGGCAGCAGGCAATCCGCGAAACTTTCAAAATGGCAGGAAAAGGCGACATCGTTCTTTTGCTCGGAAAATCACACGAAAACAGCATAATCTACAAAGACCATGTAATGCCATACGATGAGATTTCAGAAGCAAAAAAAGCGCTCAAGGAACTAGGGTGTTCGAGGAACTAG
- a CDS encoding 6-hydroxymethylpterin diphosphokinase MptE-like protein yields the protein MQNTSINQKPGVVQTSLGFSVSYQNRLLYSKYNPSKSIIQTVNSLQILSGTIVLCFSPLLCYGLKELYEKLPENCILFLCENDMELYDFTIENLKNSILFDFDKKVIKFVPQEELSNLPDTVYDLASSGLYKRTVRIDFSAGTQFHTDFYNQLYDACCESIMTFWKNRITLTKFGRRYSKDLFQNLKILGETTPLVSYFNTVEKPILVFGAGESLDIFLEENSHFDFSDYFILCADTAMQPLLARKIVPDGVFIEESQQIITKAFIGIPQDVHVFAGLSAISTISRITDKKNISFFATQYADAIFFEKLRQNDFFPPVNAPFGSVGITAVYYALKFRKDENTKVFVCGLDFSFSVGKTHAKQTVAHDQRLIDTTKLVPVQNYKAAFGFGAEKIKGKDNKTFITTPSLKTYAKIFDSRFERIKNLFDAGRCGIPLGITKENPVFKNSKNSAMNSENEKERETEQHSRLIKIIKNRFSDSYSDKQCVEIEKYLSNERSVLQKLKKLLTSGTKLSEEELKQKITEIACCREYLFLHFADGTQFVYSQSFLNRIRTEIDFFLKILD from the coding sequence TTGCAAAACACTTCTATAAATCAAAAGCCCGGTGTTGTTCAAACTTCGCTGGGCTTTTCAGTTTCATATCAAAATCGCCTTCTCTATTCAAAATACAATCCTTCAAAATCTATCATTCAAACAGTAAACAGTCTGCAGATTTTATCTGGTACGATTGTATTATGTTTTTCACCTCTTTTATGCTATGGACTCAAAGAGCTTTATGAGAAATTGCCTGAAAACTGTATTTTGTTTTTGTGCGAAAATGACATGGAACTTTATGATTTCACTATCGAAAACCTAAAAAATTCAATTCTCTTTGATTTTGATAAAAAAGTAATAAAATTTGTGCCGCAGGAAGAATTAAGCAATCTGCCCGACACTGTTTACGATTTAGCTTCAAGTGGTCTTTACAAACGGACAGTCAGAATCGATTTTTCGGCAGGAACTCAGTTTCACACAGATTTCTACAATCAGCTTTATGATGCCTGCTGTGAATCAATTATGACTTTTTGGAAAAACAGAATCACGTTGACGAAGTTTGGAAGGCGCTATTCTAAAGATTTGTTCCAAAATTTAAAAATACTCGGGGAAACAACTCCTCTCGTCTCTTATTTTAACACTGTCGAAAAGCCTATATTGGTTTTTGGGGCCGGCGAAAGTCTTGATATATTTTTAGAAGAAAACAGCCATTTTGATTTCTCAGATTATTTTATTTTGTGCGCAGACACTGCGATGCAGCCGCTGCTAGCGAGAAAAATTGTCCCTGATGGAGTTTTCATTGAAGAATCACAGCAGATTATAACAAAGGCGTTTATCGGGATACCTCAAGATGTTCACGTATTTGCAGGATTGTCGGCTATTTCAACAATCAGCAGAATTACAGATAAAAAAAATATTTCTTTTTTTGCGACTCAATATGCGGATGCAATTTTTTTTGAAAAACTAAGGCAAAACGATTTTTTCCCGCCGGTAAACGCTCCTTTTGGCTCTGTCGGAATCACAGCCGTCTACTATGCTCTAAAATTTCGAAAAGATGAAAATACAAAAGTTTTTGTGTGCGGGCTAGATTTTTCTTTTTCAGTTGGCAAAACTCACGCGAAACAGACAGTCGCACACGACCAAAGGCTTATAGACACTACAAAGCTCGTTCCCGTTCAAAATTATAAAGCTGCTTTTGGATTTGGAGCTGAAAAAATCAAAGGCAAAGACAATAAAACTTTTATAACGACACCGTCTCTAAAAACGTATGCAAAAATATTTGACAGCCGTTTTGAAAGGATTAAAAATCTGTTCGACGCAGGGAGATGCGGGATTCCACTTGGAATAACAAAAGAAAACCCTGTCTTTAAAAACTCAAAAAATTCAGCCATGAATTCGGAGAATGAGAAAGAAAGAGAGACAGAACAGCATTCACGCCTGATAAAAATCATTAAAAACAGATTTTCCGACAGTTATTCGGACAAGCAATGTGTTGAAATTGAAAAATATTTATCGAATGAACGCTCAGTTTTACAAAAACTCAAAAAACTTTTAACAAGCGGCACAAAACTTTCAGAAGAAGAATTAAAGCAAAAAATAACTGAAATTGCCTGTTGCAGAGAGTATTTATTTTTGCACTTTGCAGACGGAACACAGTTTGTTTATTCTCAGTCGTTTTTGAACAGAATCAGAACTGAGATAGACTTTTTCCTGAAGATTTTAGATTAG
- a CDS encoding peptidylprolyl isomerase, which produces MKKNIAYTIGSIIVLLISAFCFIALPAFTGNSSNQQGYETYGKYGKKAITNEPESIFTDYVNRYVQLYQQYGQQIDQSSYFRILNNAFNATVLNYAYKDEVKSSGYVVPKSAVNRQILPYFYDENGRYSSKLYKQTPDKTKAKIVKSTEDSLTADRFYSDNFGSSSEMIGNNSLFGLKVAENELNFVADMDTERRGFSMALFPMGDYPSSEKASFGKAHAEKFNKYDMSVITVEDKSTASTVVKRIANKELTFEDAVSEYSDKKYSDTQGKLTGAYQYQIENILENKDDFEKVSSTAKDDVSEVIATKSGFSIFKNNGPVEKADFDTEVSQQAVYAYLTTYESTVIEDYFTDKAIAFVADAMKGNFEQACKKHSVKSYTIAPFPLNYGNLSILGKLDTSVSGLSNADSNENFLKTAFTLKKGEISKPIVLNNNVIVLKYTTSENKSAESPDANKSQFASYDEESARNSILSSSKVKNNVMSVYFNSMIK; this is translated from the coding sequence ATGAAAAAAAATATTGCATACACAATTGGTTCAATAATTGTTCTTTTGATCAGTGCATTTTGTTTTATTGCACTTCCGGCTTTTACAGGCAATAGTTCAAATCAGCAAGGCTACGAGACATACGGAAAATACGGCAAAAAAGCAATCACAAACGAACCTGAATCTATATTTACAGACTACGTAAACCGCTACGTACAGCTTTATCAGCAATACGGACAGCAGATTGATCAGTCGAGTTACTTTAGAATCTTGAACAATGCTTTCAACGCAACAGTTTTAAATTACGCTTATAAAGATGAGGTAAAATCAAGTGGCTATGTTGTCCCAAAATCTGCCGTAAACAGACAAATTTTGCCATATTTTTACGATGAAAACGGAAGATATTCTTCTAAACTTTACAAACAGACTCCAGATAAAACAAAAGCAAAAATCGTAAAGTCTACGGAAGATTCTTTGACAGCCGACCGCTTTTATTCCGACAACTTCGGCTCAAGCTCTGAGATGATTGGAAATAATTCGCTTTTTGGACTTAAAGTTGCAGAGAATGAACTGAACTTTGTTGCAGATATGGATACGGAACGACGCGGATTCAGCATGGCTCTTTTTCCTATGGGCGATTATCCATCATCTGAAAAAGCAAGTTTTGGAAAAGCTCACGCAGAAAAATTCAACAAATACGACATGTCGGTTATCACAGTTGAAGATAAATCAACGGCATCGACTGTCGTAAAACGCATCGCCAATAAAGAGCTGACATTCGAAGACGCAGTTTCCGAATATTCAGATAAAAAATACTCTGACACGCAGGGAAAACTGACAGGTGCTTATCAGTATCAGATTGAAAACATCCTTGAAAACAAAGACGATTTTGAAAAAGTTTCTTCAACAGCTAAAGATGACGTAAGCGAAGTTATTGCGACAAAAAGCGGCTTTTCAATTTTCAAAAATAACGGTCCTGTTGAAAAAGCCGATTTCGACACAGAAGTAAGTCAGCAGGCTGTTTACGCTTATCTTACAACTTACGAAAGCACAGTGATAGAAGATTATTTTACAGATAAAGCTATTGCGTTTGTTGCAGACGCAATGAAAGGTAATTTTGAACAAGCGTGCAAAAAGCATTCAGTAAAGAGCTATACAATCGCTCCGTTCCCGTTGAACTATGGAAACTTGAGCATCCTTGGTAAGCTCGACACATCTGTTTCAGGACTTTCAAATGCCGATTCAAATGAAAACTTCCTAAAAACTGCTTTCACTCTTAAAAAAGGAGAAATTTCAAAACCGATAGTTTTGAACAACAACGTAATCGTCCTTAAATATACAACTTCGGAAAATAAATCGGCAGAATCTCCAGACGCTAACAAAAGCCAGTTTGCGAGTTATGACGAAGAAAGTGCCCGTAACAGTATTCTTTCAAGCAGCAAAGTTAAAAACAACGTTATGAGCGTATATTTCAATTCCATGATAAAATAA
- the lepA gene encoding translation elongation factor 4: MAEMKYKRNFCIVAHIDHGKSTLSDRLIQKAQIIDDRKMVNQILDNMDIERERGITIKSQAVTIPYHAKDGHDYELNFVDTPGHVDFSYEVSRAIASCEGALLLIDATQGVESQTVSNMYMALEHDLTIVPVINKIDLASADVASCQNQIENELGLDPSDTQLVSAKTGQGIDELLEAIVTKFPSPKGNPDGKLAALIFDCHYDVYRGVVVHVRVMEGKLKTGDLIKMMSSDTHYKVEQCGIFKINYEETGVLEAGDVGYIISGLKTVSDVRVGDTITTVQNGIETALPGFKEVKPVVYSSIYPMDSNDYEELKDSMEKLKLNDASLIYEKDNSLALGNGFRCGFLGLLHLEIIQERLERDYDQAVIFTAPSVRYLLHLTSGEDMFIDNPSEYPQGRIKEAEEPYIKASIITPAEYLGSIMALCTEKRGLQTNMQYLDTKRVEITYEMPLAEVLFDFYDRLKSYSRGYASFDYEVIGYRPTELVKVDILLNGKMVDALSLLTFRQNAVDRARKVCERLKDEISRQQFKIAIQGAIGSQVIARETVSPVRKDVLAKCYGGDITRKRKLLEKQKEGKKRMKMIGDVELPQSAFLAVLKEKED; encoded by the coding sequence ATGGCTGAAATGAAATATAAACGCAATTTTTGTATCGTTGCTCACATTGACCACGGCAAATCGACTTTGTCAGACAGACTCATTCAAAAAGCACAGATAATCGATGACCGTAAAATGGTGAACCAGATTCTCGATAATATGGATATTGAACGCGAACGCGGTATCACAATAAAAAGTCAGGCAGTCACAATCCCTTATCACGCTAAAGACGGACACGACTATGAATTGAACTTTGTAGACACGCCCGGTCACGTAGACTTTTCTTACGAAGTTTCACGGGCAATTGCGTCTTGTGAAGGTGCGCTGCTTTTAATCGATGCAACACAGGGGGTTGAAAGCCAAACCGTCTCAAATATGTACATGGCTCTTGAGCATGACCTTACAATTGTTCCTGTAATCAACAAAATTGACCTTGCGTCTGCAGATGTTGCTTCATGTCAAAATCAGATTGAAAATGAGCTCGGGCTCGACCCTTCAGATACTCAGCTTGTGTCTGCAAAAACTGGTCAGGGCATCGATGAACTCCTTGAAGCTATTGTGACAAAATTTCCTTCGCCAAAAGGTAATCCTGACGGAAAACTTGCAGCTTTGATTTTTGATTGCCATTACGATGTTTATCGTGGCGTCGTTGTTCACGTCCGCGTCATGGAAGGAAAATTGAAGACAGGAGACCTCATCAAGATGATGAGTTCCGATACACATTACAAAGTAGAGCAGTGCGGTATTTTTAAAATCAACTACGAAGAGACTGGAGTGCTTGAAGCTGGCGACGTCGGTTATATAATCTCGGGACTGAAAACTGTAAGCGATGTTCGGGTTGGAGACACTATCACAACAGTTCAAAATGGAATAGAGACTGCGCTTCCGGGATTTAAAGAAGTTAAACCTGTCGTTTATTCGTCAATTTATCCGATGGATTCAAACGATTATGAAGAGCTTAAAGACAGCATGGAAAAATTAAAGCTGAACGATGCGAGCCTCATTTATGAAAAAGATAATTCGCTTGCGCTTGGAAACGGTTTTCGATGCGGATTTTTAGGACTTCTTCATCTTGAAATTATTCAAGAACGCCTTGAACGCGATTATGATCAAGCTGTAATTTTCACAGCGCCATCTGTAAGATATCTTCTGCATCTCACTAGCGGAGAAGATATGTTCATCGATAATCCGTCCGAATACCCTCAGGGAAGAATCAAAGAGGCAGAGGAGCCTTACATCAAAGCATCTATAATAACTCCTGCCGAATATCTTGGTTCAATTATGGCGCTTTGCACGGAAAAACGGGGCTTGCAGACAAATATGCAGTATCTTGATACAAAGCGCGTTGAAATCACTTATGAAATGCCGCTCGCTGAAGTTCTTTTTGATTTTTACGACAGACTTAAAAGCTACAGCCGAGGATATGCGTCATTTGACTACGAAGTCATAGGTTACAGACCGACAGAGCTCGTAAAAGTCGATATTTTGTTAAACGGAAAGATGGTAGATGCTCTTTCTCTGCTGACGTTCCGTCAAAATGCGGTAGACCGTGCTCGCAAAGTCTGTGAACGCCTGAAAGATGAAATTTCACGCCAGCAGTTTAAGATTGCAATTCAAGGTGCTATAGGAAGTCAGGTTATTGCCCGCGAAACTGTAAGCCCTGTCCGAAAAGACGTCCTTGCAAAATGTTACGGCGGTGATATAACTCGTAAACGAAAACTTCTTGAAAAGCAAAAGGAAGGAAAGAAGCGAATGAAGATGATCGGCGATGTTGAGTTGCCTCAGAGTGCGTTCCTTGCGGTTTTAAAAGAAAAAGAAGATTAA
- a CDS encoding 3-hydroxyacyl-CoA dehydrogenase, protein MKKIVVAGGGVLGSQIAFQTAYCGFDVTIWLRSQGSIGRTQPKLDSVKKKYEAAVEKMASDGDNPRAWSYGLADKENFNKEECLAKIQKAYSGIKIELDLQKAVADADLIIESMAEDKKQKIDFYKKLAPFTEEKTIVVTNSSTLLPSEFAKFTKHPEKYLSLHFANDIWYCNTAEVMAQPITDKKYFDAVIEFAKEIRMVPLPVHKEKAGYLLNSMLVPFLSAAMDLYATDISDPESIDKAWTIGTGAPKGPFQILDIVGLTTVANINKRFEKIPSFLAPFNFKAIGKMLKKYIDEGKLGVNAGEGFYKYK, encoded by the coding sequence ATGAAGAAAATTGTTGTTGCCGGTGGCGGCGTACTCGGAAGTCAAATCGCTTTTCAAACAGCTTATTGCGGTTTTGATGTCACAATCTGGCTGAGAAGTCAGGGAAGTATTGGAAGAACTCAGCCGAAACTTGATAGCGTGAAAAAAAAGTACGAAGCCGCTGTTGAAAAAATGGCTTCGGATGGCGATAATCCTAGAGCTTGGAGTTATGGGCTTGCCGACAAAGAAAATTTCAACAAAGAAGAATGCCTCGCAAAAATCCAAAAAGCGTATTCGGGAATAAAGATTGAGCTTGATTTACAAAAAGCAGTTGCAGATGCAGATTTAATAATCGAGTCGATGGCGGAAGACAAAAAACAAAAAATCGATTTTTACAAAAAACTTGCACCGTTCACGGAAGAAAAAACGATCGTCGTTACAAATTCATCGACTTTGCTTCCTTCAGAGTTTGCAAAATTTACTAAACACCCGGAAAAATATCTTTCTCTTCATTTTGCGAACGATATTTGGTACTGCAACACCGCAGAAGTTATGGCTCAGCCGATAACCGATAAAAAATATTTTGACGCAGTGATTGAATTTGCAAAAGAAATCAGAATGGTTCCTCTTCCTGTTCACAAAGAAAAAGCCGGTTATCTTTTGAATTCAATGCTCGTTCCATTTTTGAGTGCCGCTATGGATCTTTACGCAACCGACATTTCCGATCCTGAGAGTATCGACAAAGCTTGGACAATCGGGACAGGAGCTCCAAAAGGACCGTTCCAGATTCTTGATATCGTCGGGCTAACTACAGTTGCAAACATAAACAAGCGCTTTGAAAAGATTCCGTCATTCCTTGCGCCGTTTAATTTCAAAGCGATAGGAAAAATGCTCAAAAAATACATTGATGAAGGAAAACTCGGTGTAAATGCGGGCGAAGGATTCTACAAATATAAGTAA